ATGAACCATTAATGAACCAGTAATTTAATTACCAGGCGGTTATAAAGCAGCCGTCGGTCTGCGCTTCAAAGATCCTTCCGTTCGCGTATTGATTTCAATAGTCTCCCCTGACGCCGGGAAGCTCTACACAGACATAGCGAGTGACTCCCGGTTGACCAAGCAGTTCCTCCAGTCTCTGCTTGCTTTTCTCCAGCATCACCAGTTCGATGGGGTTGAAATAAACTGGGCGCACGCACCCAATAATCGTCTCAAGTCCTTCCTCCGAGCTCTCCACAGGCCTTTGACGTCCCAAGGGTACATCCTCGCTCTCACAGTGAGACCGGAAGACGAGGTAGATCCGGAAGTTGCTGATCAGACAGACCTCCTGTTCTTCCAAGCATGGAAACACACTCCGCAGAAATCAGCGCGTCATCCGGCTCCACTTTCTTTCGTGACGCACTTCGTTGGAAGCTGGTTAAAACGTGGAACCAATCCTAGAAAAATTATCCTGGGAATCCCCACGTTCGGGAGGAGTTATACACTGAGATACAAAAATGATACGAATGCTGGAGCTCCTGTGATTGGACcaggtattttttatttgtttagttgcattaattatttttgtctcaacgacatttttctattatttttacttCACTGCAGTTATCTCTGAAATTTGAAATGTCCTCTGCCCTTTATAGTCTCAAAACATTCCCAGAAATGACAATCCCACCAGCAAAACCAATGTCCACAGGTATTCCCGGTCGCCATACGAATCTTCCAGGTGTCTGGTCTTACTACGAAGCATGTTCCATGATCGAGGAACAATGGTACGCAGGGAGAGACACCGAAGGGTCCTACCTGAAGCGCGGGGACCAGTGGGTGGGCTACGAAGATCCAATATCAGTAAAACTGAAGACAGCCTACATCAAGCAAATGGGTCTGGGTGGAGTGGATCTCTCCTCCCTAGATCTAGATGACTTCGTGGGACTCTGCGGGGAGAGCTGGCCGATGCTGATAACCGCCACCACGAGCCTGGGTATCTACGACATCCCCATCGGTAAATGCAGTGAGGATAAGGTGACGAGTGATCCTGATAACTGCTCGGGCTTCCTAATCTGCGATAAAAACAACCTCTACAAGGGTTCCTGTGGAATGGAACGTTTCTTCGATGCCATCACCAGCAAATGTATCAAAGCAGATCCTGCCATATGCAATCCTGGATATGTCCAGAGCTTTGCTGGGGGACATCGTTACCTGGCGAACCTGAAGGAGAAGCAGCAGAAGCAGAGGCTCCAGATGAGCCAGAAGGGACCGAGGGTCGTTTGCTACGTCACCTCGTGGTCGCTCTATCGAAAGGGAGAGGGCAAGTTCGTCCCTGAACATTTGGACACGAGACTCTGCACTGATATTATCTACGCATTTGCTGCGTTGAACCCTGATACTTTGATGATTCAACCGTTTGACCCGTGGGCAGACGTAGATAACGATCTCTATGGCAGAATCACCGCGGCGAATGGCCCCAGAGTCCTCCTGGCAGTCGGTGGCTGGACTGACAGCACTGGAGACAAGTATTCGAGGCTGGTTCGCAGCCCAGAGGCTCGACAGAAgttcatagctacgacaatcaaCTACCTACACATGAATGACTTCGATGGACTATCTCTGGAGTGGAACTACCCGAAGTGCTGGCAGAGCGATTGCAAGAAAGGCCCGGATTCTGATAGACCAAACTTTACGAAGCTTGTTCAGGAGATAAGGGAGGCGTTTGATCAGGCGAGTCCGCCCTTGACACTTGCTGTCGCTCTATCCGGGTACAAGGAAGTCATCGACAGGGCTTATGATGTCGTGGAGATATCTGAAGCTGTTGAGTTCATTTCTGTGATGACTTATGACTATCATGGAGCTTGGGAGTCTAAGACTGGGCACTTGGCGCCTCTTTATGAGAGGTGGGGGGACGATAATCCGTATTATAACATCGTAAGTCCGATAATgtattattcattcattaattttattaattatttttctttgagtGGAGGAAATTTTCGACAATTTATCGGCGGAGAATTCAAAGTTCTATCAAAATTATGATTTCCAGAATTTTACGATGCACTATCTGATGAGCCTCGGAGCCCAGAGGGAGAAACTTGTTCCAGGAGTTGCTTTCTATGGACAAGCTTATCGTCTAGCTTCAGCCTTTCAGCACAACTTAGGGGATCCTGCGAGTGGCCCAGGTACTCCTGGTGAATTCACCAAACAACCTGGTATGCTTGCGTACTACGAAATCTGTGACAACATCAAGCGTCGTAAATGGGACATCGGCGAGGGCCCCAGTGCTCATTTCAAGGATCAGTTTGTAGCATTCGACGATGCAAATAGTATTTCTGAGAAAGGCTCTTGGATAATGCAGAATGGCTTCGCTGGTGCAACTGCTTGGACAGTAGACTTGGATGACTTCATGAACAGATGTTGTCTGGAACCATTTCCACTCCTGCGAAGTCTCAACCGAGCACTAGGTACAGATTTACCATTAcgtaactgattttttttctcttcgattTCGTAAATTTGCGTGCCTCGGAATCTAGGGCGTCTTCTGGACCCGGCACCGATTGACGAGAACTGCGAACGCCCGTCAGATCCAGCCACCCCTCAACCCCCCACCATGACCACTCACAGCGATGCCAACGACGGTGTACCCAGGCCTACGCATTCTATGACGTCGTCAACTACGACGAGGGCAACTACGTGGCCAACTTGGACGGAGAGACCCAGTAAAAAACCAACGACCACCGGAACTACTTGGCCGACGTGGACTTGGAGCACTGCAGGAACTACTAGCACTACAACTATCAGGTAATTAGgagttttaaaaattacagGAGAACAAATCTATTAAAACGAGTAAACATATCACTCCTCTGATCATGAGAATAAAGGCACGAGAAGGTCCTACTCCCGATGTTATTCGAAAACCGCAGGATCTCATGAATAATCTCCTCCATAATCGATCGATAAATatatcaaaataataatcagtGCCCCGAACTTTATATTTCCCAAAAGAGCACCAACACGCTTgacaacaacaacaaaaaaaccCATCGACACCGATGAGTCTCCAGTCCCAGGTACACCTTGTACCACAGGTGAATACGTGCCGGACCCACATAACTGTGGTAACTATCTCCGCTGTGTCCTCGGTGAGTTTCGACGTGAGTTTTGCACACCAGGTCTTCACTGGGATGAGAAACGCGGACGTTGTGATTGGCCGGCAACTGCTAAATGTCAACAACTCACTGGTAATTGATTACGTATTTTGAATAACGACGCGACGCATCAGCACTTCTTCGATGCTATCGTGGAAACCAAATCACTTCAGAACCAcagcagtattttttttcattattactaATTAATACAGTATTGATTGAGTGACGGCCTGTCCGTTCATTTAGTCGCTATCAAACCTGTTTCCATATTCAAGACGATGTATTCGCAGACGAGAGAATTAGCGACACGGATCCGGGCTTCACACGTAGTATTCACTAGTGAAATTGTCATTGACAACAGAGACTACGTGCTCTCGGGTCGAACCTGTTAACGATATCGTGAATAAGTTCCAATGGGTGCAATGTACCGTTTACATGGTATTGTTCTGGTGGTTCTTCATAGCTGTTTAGCATTCGAAAGGAATCCCCCGGTAACGGGTATTAAAAATGTCATCGACGAAGGTAACAGACATTCTTGAGACGATAAATAGTTGAATGATTCTTTGGATAATTTCGCGCGTTGTAGAAATCCTCGGTTATGCTTAAAAGCTCCAAAGCTTCAGGAGTCGCTTATTCCCCCACAAAATCGTCCATCACCTCTCTAAATTCATTCAAGTCCTTCGGAACAATTACAGCAAGCGGAAGTACTCAGAAACCCTGGATATCTCAGAGACCAACATACCAGAAACCGACAACCCCGTCACCAAGACCTCCATCACGTCCGACGACCCCAAAACCAGTCCACGGCCCCGTCGTGGGACCAAAGGAGTGCGAGCACGGACAGTACTACCCGTATCCTGATTCCTGCACCCACTTCTTAATTTGTGTGAATAATAATCTTGTTATTCAACAATGCGGTCCTGGTTTGAATTGGAACGACAAGAAGAGCATGTGCGACTGGGCTTTCAAGAATCCATGCAAAGATAAGCCGAATAAGACTTCAGCCTTGATCATGAAGGACAAGACAAAAAATGTAAGTCACTTTGCAACTTAAGgcactgaggaaaaaattaacacCAGGAagcgatgaatattttttcatctttttccgAACAACTTCTTCTTATTCTACTTTACATAATAGTTGTTCAACTCCACTTTTAGGAGCCTTGCATCCCCGGCAGTTTTAGCGAAGTCCCAGAAGACTGTGCAAGTTACCACGCCTGTCTATGGGGTCGCCACGAGAAATTTGCATGCGCCCCAGGTCTCCATTTCAACAAGCAGACCCACATCTGCGACTGGCCAGCACGCGCCAAGTGCACAGAAGAACCCGTTTACACAGAAAAACCTCCAGTAGATCCCTTCATCCATGTTACAACCACTCGTCGTCCTGTTAAGCCCACGAAAAATCCGATAACAACGACAACCCAGAACTGGAATGAACCGTGGACCGAGAAGCCAAAGCCCCTTCCCCCGCCGATAATTGATCCATCAAAAGTATCTCCCCTGTCAGGGCACTTCAAGGTTGTCTGCTACTTCACTAATTGGGCTTGGTATCGTCAGGGAGTGGGAAAGTATCTCCCTGAAAATATCGATCACACTCTCTGCACGCATATTGTTTATGGATTTGCTGTGCTGGATTATTCTGAACTGACCATCAGGGCTCACGACTCCTGGGCCGATTTTGACAATCGATTTTACGACAGGGTTGTGGCCTATAAAGAAAGAGGGTTGAAGGTGCTGCTGGCTCTCGGAGGGTGGAACGATTCGGCTGGGGATAAGTACAGCCGATTAGTTAATTCGCCTGCTgcgaggaaaaaattcatcgatcacgctattaaatttattgacaaGTACAAGTTCGATGGGTTAGACATGGATTGGGAGTATCCAGTGTGCTGGCAGGTGTGTATCCATTATCATAAAACTAATAATCTAATGAAGTGATGATAATCATTTCCGGGCTCAACAGGTCGAATGCAAGAAAGGACCGGCGTCCGACAAAGAAGGATTTGCATCACTTTTACGCGAACTGAGCGCCCAATTCAAACCCAGAGGTCTCCTCCTCTCTTCAGCTGTATCACCGAATAAACTGGTGATTGATAAGGGCTACGATGTGCCCACATTGGCAAAGTACCTGGACTGGATCGCAGTCATGACTTACGATTATCATGGGCAGTGGGACAAGAAGACAGGCCACGTGGCTCCCATGTATTACCATGAGAACGATGATGCTTATTTCTTCAATGCTAATTACTCCATCAATTATTGGATTTCCAAGGGTGCACCACCGAGGAGTATTGTGATGGGTAAGAATTATCTAATGATTGCGGATGTGAAAGACAGAATGGGACATTCGCGGAAGGAActgtattaaatattttaaaaatattttgatccTGTTATGTACTCGCAGGAATGCCACTATATGGACAGGCGTTCTCGATAAACGATCCAGGTGCGGGAACAGGTCTGAATTCCCCAGCAAGTGCTGGAACAGCCGGAGAATTCACGAAAGCCGCGGGATTCCTAGCATATTACGAGATCTGTGACAGGGTCAGGAACCACGGCTGGAAGGTGTACCAGGATCCCCAGAGGCGAATGGGTCCTTACGCTCACAAGGGGAACCAGTGGGTGAGCTTCGACGACGCAGACATGATCCGTCAGAAGGCCCAGTACGTTCGTGACATGGGTCTGGGAGGTGGAATGGTATGGGCCCTCGATCTTGACGACTTCAAGGGCCGCTGCGGCCAGGGAGAACACCCCCTGATGCATACATTGCAACAAGTCCTGGCGGAGCCGCCGACCAAGCACGACAGACCCATAAGACCTCCTGCCTTTGGAGAGAGTCTAGAATGGATCTCAACTCCTCCCAAGAAGATGTCTGCTGCACACCCGGGGAGTCATGTTCAGAAGAAGGAGGATGGATTCAAGGTCGTCTGCTACTTCACCAATTGGGCGTGGTACAGGCAGGAAGGGGGGAAGTACCTTCCTGAGGATATTGATGCCGACTTGTGCACTCACGTGATTTACGGCTTTGCCGTTCTCGATGGATCGACCAGTACCATTAAACCCCACGACTCTTGGGCGGATATCGATAATAGTAGGTATTTATTATGGCTAAAGTGATGGTGGCGATAGCAATGGGTTTGTAGGGATCATTTAAGTACCGCTAAATGACAGATgtaaatgaaatattcaggagaTGTGCGGTATCTGGTCTACTGTGAGATAAACAGTGAATATTATAAATCACGAGTTCTCTGAGGATTCTCTGGAGGAATTCTGCTTTAAACTTCGGTGTCGTCCTTTTATAGTGGGAGTTATTGGGcgaatagaatttttaatttttttatttacatgaatCACATGACAATAATTCATTCGCCTCATCCATTCAGAGTTTTACGAACGAGTAGTCGCCTACAAAGCAAAGGGAATCAAAGTATTGATTGGTATCGGTGGCTGGAACGATTCAGCTGGTGATAAATACAGCAGGCTGGTGAATTCTCCGTCCGCAAGGTCACGTTTCGTCACTCATGTGGTTCAATTCATAGAGAAGTATGGATTTGAAGGATTAGATTTAGATTGGGAGTATCCAGTGTGCTGGCAGGTaatagttaaatttttttttaaagtttgtGAGCAATTGGTTTTCTTCGATgctggatttttttaggtcGATTGCTCGAAGGGGCCATCGTCAGATAAACCGAACTTCACAGCATTCGTTCGAGAACTCAGTGAGACGTTCAAACCCAAAGGACTCTTGCTCTCAACGGCAGTATCACCTAGCAAACGAGTTATAGACGCCGGCTACGAAGTCGCTGAATTATCGAAATACTTCGACTGGATTTCCGTGATGACTtacgacttccatggccagtGGGACAAGAAAACCGGTCACGTAGCACCACTTTACGTGCGCAGTGATGACTGGGAGCCAACATTCAACGCCAACTTCTCGATTAATTACTGGATCGAGAAGGGAGCACCACCCAGGAAGATTGTTATGGGAGCACCACTTTATGGGCAATCGTTTAGTCTTGCTGAGAGAAGTGAGAGGGGATTGAATGCTCCTACTTATGGTGGTGGAGAGGCTGGTGAAGCTACTAGAGCTAGAGGATTCTTGTCATATTACGAGGTAAATGGATTAGGTTTTTCTGAACAACTACGTCGAGAATTCGAGAAAATAGCTCATTAGTCGATTTGAATCGagtaatcattgaaaaaaatcgtacatcaatttttttcatcaagtcAAGTCATCACATTACATCTTTTAAATTCTTCTAGATCTGTGAGAGAATATTGAAGAAGGGATGGTCGGTAATTCAAGACCCTAACAGACGAATTGGGCCCTACGCATATTCAGGGGATCAGTGGGTGAGTTTTGACGATGCagaacaaataaaattgaaagcaGAATTCATCAAAAAGATGGGCCTCGGTGGAGGAATGGTGTGGGCACTGGACCtggatgattttaaaaatcgcTGTGGGTGTGAACCGAGTCCT
This genomic interval from Diachasmimorpha longicaudata isolate KC_UGA_2023 chromosome 4, iyDiaLong2, whole genome shotgun sequence contains the following:
- the Cht10 gene encoding probable chitinase 10, which translates into the protein MGWPTVALLGLTTLTLVTSYRMPDHDLLPPVERPISHSNGDTLRRISAQSQPDVISDNRPNLEFESSHHVPLRDAVEFNPHVGHFTSERLQEIPEDIPWRFASKTPLREAVERRPPPPLGNRIVNHEAIWLEQLLLPAVRRNEGPNSVVCHLDSSAVYRKDPFSLMPHGIPSRKCSHVVYNSATIDPAKLIIIPQDPDYDEIKGGYKAAVGLRFKDPSVRVLISIVSPDAGKLYTDIASDSRLTKQFLQSLLAFLQHHQFDGVEINWAHAPNNRLKSFLRALHRPLTSQGYILALTVRPEDEVDPEVADQTDLLFFQAWKHTPQKSARHPAPLSFVTHFVGSWLKRGTNPRKIILGIPTFGRSYTLRYKNDTNAGAPVIGPGIPGRHTNLPGVWSYYEACSMIEEQWYAGRDTEGSYLKRGDQWVGYEDPISVKLKTAYIKQMGLGGVDLSSLDLDDFVGLCGESWPMLITATTSLGIYDIPIGKCSEDKVTSDPDNCSGFLICDKNNLYKGSCGMERFFDAITSKCIKADPAICNPGYVQSFAGGHRYLANLKEKQQKQRLQMSQKGPRVVCYVTSWSLYRKGEGKFVPEHLDTRLCTDIIYAFAALNPDTLMIQPFDPWADVDNDLYGRITAANGPRVLLAVGGWTDSTGDKYSRLVRSPEARQKFIATTINYLHMNDFDGLSLEWNYPKCWQSDCKKGPDSDRPNFTKLVQEIREAFDQASPPLTLAVALSGYKEVIDRAYDVVEISEAVEFISVMTYDYHGAWESKTGHLAPLYERWGDDNPYYNINFTMHYLMSLGAQREKLVPGVAFYGQAYRLASAFQHNLGDPASGPGTPGEFTKQPGMLAYYEICDNIKRRKWDIGEGPSAHFKDQFVAFDDANSISEKGSWIMQNGFAGATAWTVDLDDFMNRCCLEPFPLLRSLNRALGRLLDPAPIDENCERPSDPATPQPPTMTTHSDANDGVPRPTHSMTSSTTTRATTWPTWTERPSKKPTTTGTTWPTWTWSTAGTTSTTTIRAPTRLTTTTKKPIDTDESPVPGTPCTTGEYVPDPHNCGNYLRCVLGEFRREFCTPGLHWDEKRGRCDWPATAKCQQLTASGSTQKPWISQRPTYQKPTTPSPRPPSRPTTPKPVHGPVVGPKECEHGQYYPYPDSCTHFLICVNNNLVIQQCGPGLNWNDKKSMCDWAFKNPCKDKPNKTSALIMKDKTKNEPCIPGSFSEVPEDCASYHACLWGRHEKFACAPGLHFNKQTHICDWPARAKCTEEPVYTEKPPVDPFIHVTTTRRPVKPTKNPITTTTQNWNEPWTEKPKPLPPPIIDPSKVSPLSGHFKVVCYFTNWAWYRQGVGKYLPENIDHTLCTHIVYGFAVLDYSELTIRAHDSWADFDNRFYDRVVAYKERGLKVLLALGGWNDSAGDKYSRLVNSPAARKKFIDHAIKFIDKYKFDGLDMDWEYPVCWQVECKKGPASDKEGFASLLRELSAQFKPRGLLLSSAVSPNKLVIDKGYDVPTLAKYLDWIAVMTYDYHGQWDKKTGHVAPMYYHENDDAYFFNANYSINYWISKGAPPRSIVMGMPLYGQAFSINDPGAGTGLNSPASAGTAGEFTKAAGFLAYYEICDRVRNHGWKVYQDPQRRMGPYAHKGNQWVSFDDADMIRQKAQYVRDMGLGGGMVWALDLDDFKGRCGQGEHPLMHTLQQVLAEPPTKHDRPIRPPAFGESLEWISTPPKKMSAAHPGSHVQKKEDGFKVVCYFTNWAWYRQEGGKYLPEDIDADLCTHVIYGFAVLDGSTSTIKPHDSWADIDNKFYERVVAYKAKGIKVLIGIGGWNDSAGDKYSRLVNSPSARSRFVTHVVQFIEKYGFEGLDLDWEYPVCWQVDCSKGPSSDKPNFTAFVRELSETFKPKGLLLSTAVSPSKRVIDAGYEVAELSKYFDWISVMTYDFHGQWDKKTGHVAPLYVRSDDWEPTFNANFSINYWIEKGAPPRKIVMGAPLYGQSFSLAERSERGLNAPTYGGGEAGEATRARGFLSYYEICERILKKGWSVIQDPNRRIGPYAYSGDQWVSFDDAEQIKLKAEFIKKMGLGGGMVWALDLDDFKNRCGCEPSPLLRTMNRVLRNYPPGPTCSVTGRPPIIPPEVPTHPFTPAHTSTSSPSTVGPDTDDTVEVEAGPPPPAAIPIGECQGRLFMPHKSDCSKYLICNFGQIQELSCPSGLHWNSDRCDWPENSKCKKNLGLGNSIELTNYLR